In Fibrobacter sp., the genomic window CACATCTATTGGTTTCTTCCCGGTTTTCAAGAAGACAGTTTTCTCTGTCACCTTTTTTGTAGTCGGTTTTATTGTTGTAGGGTATTTCTCTCTGAATATCGAAAACTCCAGAGGGATTCAGAAGGTCGTAGTAGAAGAAAAACCCGACTCATCTCCCTCCAGACCTCCAGAAATAGTAGCAGAAAAGAAAAATCCCGATTCACTTCAGCATGATTCTCTCAACGATTCAGACGTTTACTTCTCCAAAACCCGTGGTAATCTTCAGATTAAAGGAGTGTATCCTGTGGATTTAAAAGACAAATAGATGTATGACATAACCGGTCATCCTCTTTTTGGCCGGTAACTTCCGCTCCACCGATCATTTTAGTGTTAATTCCCGCATTTTCATTGTATTTTTATTGTTTTTACAATCTTATGAAGCGTTCCAAACTTATTTTAAAGCTTCTCTGGATCGCCCAGATTATCACCGCTGTAGTTTTAACCGCAATGATGATAAAGGCGATGAGACTTCTTTATTTCTTCTTAGGTCGGGAGTCCTTTTTTTGATCTACTGTACCTTACTGAATCCGGCTCTGGATGTCATATACAGCCTCAAAGAGTTCAGATCTGGAAACACCATCACCAATATCCCCTCATTTTCCATCCCCGCAGGCAAGGGAGTAAATGTCGCCAGGGTGGTTAAGACTCTTGGCGAGGATGTTTGTGTGACAGGGCTTATGGCTGAATACGACCTGAAGCGGTGTACAGATTTTCTTGAACAGTTAAAAATTGATCATCGTCTGTACAAAATTCCGGGAGGTTTGCGAATAAATACGACTCTTCTTGAAGAGTCTTCAGGTTTTACTTCGCACATAAGCAGTGCTAATCCGCCTCTTCCACCCAGGATTCAGCTTGAGTTTCTCAATCTTGTGGAGGGTTTGGTTTCACCGGGGGATTTGTGGTGTTTTTCCGGCAGTTTGCCCAGAGGTTTTGAGGATGACGCATACAGGAAACTCATAAAGAGCTGCAAAAGCAAAGGCGCAGATACATTACTTGACAGCAGGGGAGCTGCCCTGAAATTTGGTGTCAGGGCAAAGCCGATGATGATCAAGCCGAATATAGCTGAGCTGGAGGGCTTTTTCGATGAACAGATCAGAGGTGTACATCATCTGGCCCTTAAAGGTAAGCGTCTGGTAGATATGGGAATAGCTTATGTGTTTATCTCTCTGGGTGCAGACGGGATGATAGCGATTCATGAGAATGATTGTCTCCTCTGCTCTTCTCCCCAGATAAGGACACTTGACACAGTGGGCTGTGGTGATGCTCTGGTGGGGGGTATTCTTGTCGCCCGGAAGAGGAGTTTTTCCTTTTCTGAGATGTGCAGGATGGCAATAGCCTGCGGTGCATCAAAAGCACTGCATCGTGGACCCGGGGTAGTATCACTGGATGAAGTATGGCAATTAATGGAGGATGTAAAGATAACGGCTGTTTGATTCTGTGTTTTTAACGCAATCCAAGCAGTGAATCTTTTTCCATATTTAAATTCAGATAAATCTTTTTTTTAATCAGGTAAATCATTTTAATCAGGTAAATCAGAGGTTAGAAAGCCATTAATCAAGGAAATCAAGGTTATGAAGAGGTTGAGGATTCTGGTAACAGGTGGAGCCGGTTTTTTAGGGTCCCATCTATGCGATCGTCTGGTAAAGGCAGG contains:
- a CDS encoding 1-phosphofructokinase family hexose kinase, whose translation is MIYCTLLNPALDVIYSLKEFRSGNTITNIPSFSIPAGKGVNVARVVKTLGEDVCVTGLMAEYDLKRCTDFLEQLKIDHRLYKIPGGLRINTTLLEESSGFTSHISSANPPLPPRIQLEFLNLVEGLVSPGDLWCFSGSLPRGFEDDAYRKLIKSCKSKGADTLLDSRGAALKFGVRAKPMMIKPNIAELEGFFDEQIRGVHHLALKGKRLVDMGIAYVFISLGADGMIAIHENDCLLCSSPQIRTLDTVGCGDALVGGILVARKRSFSFSEMCRMAIACGASKALHRGPGVVSLDEVWQLMEDVKITAV